A window of the Zeugodacus cucurbitae isolate PBARC_wt_2022May chromosome 2, idZeuCucr1.2, whole genome shotgun sequence genome harbors these coding sequences:
- the LOC105219190 gene encoding dynein regulatory complex subunit 5, producing the protein MNFSYVEFPCTLPLNTFKANFSANDVILPRLHDKSLDVGNGQQTRDNDGGGRQQQRPNQPESLRHLALDAIIANWNDNPIFEVLTRQEDRNYILAHLDTQLPLKLLSARIRDDFFWRRCCQQRWKPHHHSNGLSQTQPWISIYMQRHLQEFIECVETCDYEREQMQAILNICAPYVNQLELKYLKPAADGRNDHIPLDFILSNLPELQTLRLTYATKTVGSQFCLGSNTLSQKDIITLSRGLSQCHELWALCFHSTKLESYQLSFLARALDKGCHKLTTLSIIHCAVRDAGIKGFLSACNKESFNTLEVLDLTDNRISSEGAYVLSCTMKGLSLRKLILRMNPIESDGAAAIFSLLCDLSVEILDISGCSICKSITKLFMQLIIKHKSLVSIDISNNDLGEEFGKQLYKIIGFNKILQYLDLRNTGISLELRNNIKGVLEVNKLKTKPYLKTIVKNM; encoded by the exons atgaatttttcatatgtCGAATTTCCCTGCACACTCCCACTGAATACCTTTAAAGCTAACTTCAGTGCGAACGACGTGATACTACCACGATTGCATGACAAATCCCTGGATGTCGGCAATGGCCAGCAGACAAGAGATAACGACGGCGGTGGCAGGCAACAGCAGCGACCAAATCAACCGGAATCGTTGCGTCATTTGGCACTCGATGCCATCATTGCCAATTGGAATG ACAATCCCATCTTCGAGGTGTTGACGCGACAAGAGGATCGCAACTACATACTTGCCCACCTGGATACACAGTTGCCGCTTAAGTTGCTCAGCGCACGCATACGTGACGATTTCTTTTGGCGCCGCTGTTGTCAGCAACGCTGGAAGCCACACCATCACTCGAACGGGCTGTCACAGACGCAGCCATGGATTAGCATCTACATGCAGCGACATCTGCAGGAGTTCATCGAATGCGTGGAGACGTGCGATTACGAACGGGAGCAAATGCAGGCGATATTGAACATTTGTGCACCATATGTAAATCAACTGgagttgaaatatttgaaaccgGCCGCAGATGGACGTAATG ATCACATTCCACTCGATTTCATATTGAGCAACTTGCCCGAATTGCAAACGCTACGCTTGACTTACGCCACCAAGACGGTGGGCAGTCAGTTTTGTCTGGGCAGCAATACACTTTCACAGAAAGACATAATCACCCTGTCACGTGGCTTGAGTCAGTGCCATGAGTTATGGGCATTGTG CTTTCATAGCACTAAGCTCGAATCTTATCAACTTTCATTTTTGGCGCGTGCTTTGGACAAGGGTTGCCACAAACTCACTACTTTGTCCATAATACATTGTGCAGTACGCGATGCAGGTATTAAAGGATTCTTGAGCGCATGCAATAAGGAGTCATTTAACACACTGGAAGTGCTGGATTTAACGGATAATCGAATAT cGTCAGAAGGTGCCTATGTACTCAGCTGCACCATGAAAGGACTTTCGCTGCGTAAGCTAATTCTTCGCATGAATCCCATAGAGAGTGACGGTGCCGCTgctatattttcacttttgtgcGATTTGTCTGTGGAGATACTAGACATTAGTGGTTGTTCTATTTGTAAATCCATAACGAAACTCTTCATGCAGTTAATCATAAAACATAAGTCTTTAGTGAGCATCGATATATCAAATAACGATCTAGGCGAG GAATTCGGTAAGCAACTTTACAAGATCATCGGTTTCAATAAGATTCTGCAGTATTTGGATTTGCGCAACACGGGAATCAGCTTAGAgttaagaaataatataaaaggtgTTCTAGAAGTCAATAAACTGAAAACTAAACCATATCTGAAAACAatcgtaaaaaatatgtaa